In Luteolibacter sp. Y139, the following proteins share a genomic window:
- a CDS encoding GNAT family N-acetyltransferase, with the protein MAPPPKKSRPKLMLPSARFQRSFIAAMEEFAAEGRCGDDSMIGKDMERFGPSWRTPEGFAAFLAKLAAVRHTPPHEKFVCSTTWWWTEGDEFIGRIAVRHELNARLLEAGGHIGYDVRRSRRREGHATRMLAAVLPKARKLGIGRVLITCHPENVASRRVIEANGGVFEDQRADLLRFWIPEG; encoded by the coding sequence ATGGCTCCTCCGCCCAAAAAGAGCAGGCCGAAACTCATGCTACCCTCGGCACGTTTCCAACGGTCCTTCATCGCGGCGATGGAGGAATTCGCCGCCGAAGGACGTTGCGGGGACGACAGCATGATCGGCAAGGACATGGAGCGCTTCGGCCCCTCGTGGAGGACCCCTGAAGGCTTCGCGGCCTTCCTCGCGAAGCTGGCGGCAGTGCGCCACACACCACCCCATGAAAAGTTCGTCTGCTCCACCACGTGGTGGTGGACGGAGGGCGATGAATTCATCGGCCGCATCGCGGTGCGACACGAGCTGAATGCCAGGCTTCTGGAGGCAGGCGGACACATTGGCTATGACGTGAGGCGCTCCCGGCGGCGCGAGGGTCATGCCACGCGGATGCTCGCGGCGGTGCTCCCCAAGGCACGCAAGCTCGGCATCGGCAGGGTTTTGATTACCTGCCACCCGGAAAACGTGGCCTCGCGCCGGGTGATCGAGGCGAATGGCGGCGTCTTTGAGGATCAACGGGCGGACCTGTTGAGGTTCTGGATTCCTGAGGGCTGA
- a CDS encoding alpha-L-fucosidase, whose translation MNLRFARHLLPCCILAAAGALPATGQSTGDPEMTPFAGNTDWQKDHEQRVKWFREARFGMFIHWGLYSAAGGFWPPDPQSGRRYDQQYAEWIRTWASVPEPEYGRTLKPLFQPDPGCTEAWAKLAKEAGMRYAVLTTKHHEGYTLFNSTADYSVNNPVTGSTNISPAGRDLFGEYVESFRKQGLVPGAYYSLIDWQYPDPSRYRSYLHHHLTELATHYGPIGILWADYSSAGNEGSHWGTRTILDTWRANQPTAIFNNRFWNGMENPNADFFTPEKYVPPAGYPGRIFEVCHTLNESFGFSYHDKKWKSPAEVIKLLSDIASKGGNLLLNVGPDAHGRIPEESVQTLRAVGKWLEVHGEAIYGTTGSPLRYPPFAGRITLSSDKDGHTLYCHLHEWPGGGLLSLDGLETACTSARLLGGGPVELQTSPNAATAVRLPAQPPDPSDPVPVVALKLAGPPVFDTAPYPRQAADGSVTLLASQAVIAASPTSPQPARLEESHIGFWSDLGDSVWFPFVVKKPFAVTESGEKVPGRYDVMIEDAIGPDSGGEIEVRLLDQILRHRLQPTAHWRDFRTTKIGTVTLSQAGLLTLHVRPLSITGIGLMNLRSIKLVPVSAGAGS comes from the coding sequence ATGAACCTTCGCTTCGCCCGCCATCTTCTCCCGTGCTGCATTCTCGCCGCGGCTGGTGCACTGCCGGCCACGGGGCAGTCGACCGGCGATCCGGAGATGACCCCGTTTGCGGGGAATACGGATTGGCAGAAGGATCATGAGCAGCGGGTGAAGTGGTTCCGTGAAGCCCGCTTCGGGATGTTCATTCACTGGGGGCTCTACTCGGCGGCCGGTGGCTTTTGGCCACCTGATCCGCAGAGTGGCCGTCGCTATGACCAGCAATATGCCGAGTGGATTCGCACGTGGGCCTCGGTGCCCGAGCCGGAGTATGGGCGCACGCTCAAGCCGCTGTTCCAGCCGGATCCCGGTTGCACGGAGGCATGGGCGAAGCTCGCGAAGGAGGCGGGCATGCGGTATGCGGTCCTGACCACGAAGCATCACGAGGGCTATACGCTCTTCAATAGCACCGCCGATTATTCGGTGAATAATCCGGTCACCGGCAGCACCAACATTTCCCCGGCGGGGCGCGACCTGTTCGGCGAATACGTCGAGAGCTTCCGCAAGCAGGGCCTAGTGCCGGGAGCCTACTACTCGCTTATCGACTGGCAGTATCCTGACCCTTCCCGCTATCGCAGCTACCTGCATCATCATCTGACGGAGCTGGCGACCCACTACGGGCCGATCGGAATCCTATGGGCGGACTATTCCTCCGCGGGCAACGAAGGATCCCACTGGGGAACCCGCACGATCCTCGATACGTGGCGCGCGAACCAGCCCACCGCGATCTTCAACAATCGCTTCTGGAACGGCATGGAGAATCCCAATGCGGACTTCTTCACGCCGGAGAAGTACGTGCCACCGGCGGGCTATCCCGGCCGCATCTTTGAAGTGTGCCACACGCTCAACGAGAGCTTCGGCTTCAGCTACCACGACAAGAAGTGGAAGAGCCCGGCGGAGGTCATCAAGCTGCTCTCCGACATCGCGAGCAAGGGGGGGAACCTGCTGCTCAATGTCGGTCCCGATGCCCACGGGCGCATCCCGGAAGAATCGGTGCAGACCTTGCGTGCCGTCGGCAAGTGGCTGGAGGTCCACGGTGAAGCCATTTATGGCACCACCGGTTCGCCGCTGCGCTATCCGCCGTTTGCCGGGAGGATCACGCTCTCTTCGGATAAGGACGGGCACACGCTCTACTGCCATCTTCACGAGTGGCCTGGTGGCGGCTTGCTGTCGTTGGACGGGCTTGAGACGGCGTGCACTTCGGCGAGGCTGTTAGGCGGAGGTCCGGTCGAGTTGCAAACGTCGCCAAACGCGGCGACTGCCGTGCGGCTCCCGGCGCAGCCGCCGGACCCCAGCGATCCGGTGCCAGTAGTGGCGCTGAAGCTCGCGGGGCCGCCGGTCTTCGATACCGCGCCCTATCCCCGGCAAGCCGCCGATGGCTCGGTCACCTTGCTGGCCTCGCAGGCGGTCATCGCCGCGTCTCCCACTTCTCCCCAGCCGGCACGGCTGGAGGAAAGTCACATCGGATTCTGGTCGGATCTGGGAGACAGCGTCTGGTTTCCGTTTGTGGTGAAGAAGCCGTTTGCGGTGACGGAGTCCGGGGAGAAAGTGCCCGGGCGCTACGACGTCATGATTGAAGACGCCATCGGGCCCGACAGTGGCGGCGAGATCGAGGTGCGTTTGTTAGACCAGATCCTGCGCCATCGCCTGCAGCCGACGGCTCACTGGCGGGATTTCCGTACGACGAAGATTGGAACGGTCACTCTATCGCAAGCGGGCTTGCTGACGCTTCATGTGCGCCCGCTTTCCATCACGGGAATCGGGCTAATGAACCTGCGATCGATCAAGCTGGTGCCCGTTTCTGCCGGGGCCGGGTCGTAG
- the eboE gene encoding metabolite traffic protein EboE yields MRFPHGHLAYCTNIHPAEDWASTFRALDLHALRVRDLLSPGQPYAIGLRLSAKAAAELLTGDYLLGFKDWLAAENAYVCSLNGFPYGDFRAGTPVKRNVFRPDWTDPARLEYTKELFTIISELVPEGIEGSVSTLPGSFKEFEADESLIHGQLIELAAFLDALSDVSGRDLHLGMEPEPRGHFENTEETLRFFDRLLDAAPDHEQIKRRIGINYDCCHFALQYEDARTSLNALRGEGLRLSKIHLSAALALDPRIPEAVSAISAFDEPTFLHQVLARHPDGRIERFTDLPYGLASLETPDGRDAEQWRVHFHIPLDAEPAEPLKSTRQHSRDALKLAEEVPDLCSHWEIETYTWGVLPTEMQRPVEEQIAAEYRWVLGSDA; encoded by the coding sequence ATGCGCTTTCCTCACGGTCACCTCGCCTACTGCACGAACATTCACCCCGCCGAGGACTGGGCGAGTACCTTCCGGGCCCTCGATCTTCACGCGCTGCGCGTCCGTGATTTGTTGTCTCCGGGCCAACCCTACGCCATCGGCCTGCGTCTCTCCGCCAAGGCCGCCGCCGAATTGCTAACAGGCGACTATCTTCTTGGCTTCAAGGATTGGCTCGCCGCGGAAAATGCCTATGTCTGCAGCCTGAATGGCTTCCCTTACGGCGACTTCCGCGCCGGCACCCCGGTGAAGCGCAATGTCTTCCGCCCGGATTGGACCGATCCTGCCCGCCTGGAATACACCAAGGAACTTTTCACCATCATCTCCGAGCTGGTGCCAGAAGGCATCGAAGGCTCCGTCTCCACCCTGCCCGGCTCCTTCAAGGAATTCGAAGCGGATGAGTCGCTCATCCACGGCCAACTCATCGAGCTCGCCGCCTTCCTCGATGCCCTCAGCGACGTCTCCGGCCGCGACCTCCATCTCGGCATGGAGCCCGAGCCGCGTGGGCATTTCGAAAACACCGAGGAAACCCTGCGCTTCTTCGATCGACTGCTCGATGCCGCACCGGACCACGAGCAGATCAAGCGACGCATCGGCATCAACTACGACTGCTGCCACTTCGCCCTCCAGTACGAGGATGCTCGTACTTCGCTCAATGCCCTGCGCGGCGAAGGCCTGCGGCTCTCGAAGATCCACCTCTCCGCCGCCCTCGCGCTCGACCCCCGCATCCCGGAAGCAGTGTCGGCCATCAGCGCCTTCGACGAGCCGACCTTCCTCCACCAGGTGCTCGCCCGCCACCCCGACGGCCGCATCGAGCGCTTCACCGATCTTCCCTACGGCCTCGCTTCGCTCGAGACTCCCGACGGCCGCGATGCCGAACAATGGCGCGTCCACTTCCACATCCCGCTCGATGCCGAGCCGGCCGAACCGCTCAAGTCCACCCGCCAACACTCCCGCGACGCACTGAAGCTCGCCGAAGAAGTGCCGGACCTCTGCTCCCACTGGGAAATCGAAACCTACACCTGGGGAGTGCTGCCCACAGAGATGCAACGGCCAGTAGAGGAACAAATCGCCGCGGAGTATCGCTGGGTGCTCGGCTCGGACGCCTGA
- a CDS encoding class I SAM-dependent methyltransferase — protein MSAYTSLEALLHDAFWADEGEPVELAMLDELLRGHPGTSLEIGCGSGRLLLPLLQKGHIVEGLELSREMLDLCKKSAEALALDPILHEGDMTVFDPGKKYHSLLLPAFTFQLAPDPAAALAHFHRLLEKDGLLYLSVFIPMAELHRELPEGEWYEDHRTNLPDGRSAAVHTCHKLDRKNRVLIREHRYELLDAGGSVAAEHLSTQALRWFTPRQLRGLLEKSGFEAVHALADFDPELPVDDEAQIVTVVARAR, from the coding sequence GTGAGCGCCTACACCTCTCTCGAAGCCCTGCTGCACGATGCCTTCTGGGCGGATGAAGGCGAACCGGTCGAGCTCGCCATGCTGGATGAATTGCTGCGCGGCCATCCCGGCACGTCGCTGGAGATTGGCTGCGGCTCCGGCAGGCTGCTCCTGCCCCTGCTGCAAAAGGGCCACATCGTGGAAGGTCTGGAGCTCTCCCGTGAGATGCTAGATCTCTGCAAGAAATCCGCGGAAGCCCTTGCGCTCGATCCGATCCTCCACGAGGGCGACATGACCGTCTTCGACCCCGGCAAGAAGTATCACTCGCTGTTGCTACCTGCCTTCACCTTCCAGCTCGCACCGGATCCCGCCGCGGCACTCGCCCACTTCCACCGGTTGTTGGAAAAAGACGGCCTCCTCTACCTGAGCGTCTTCATCCCGATGGCCGAGCTCCATCGCGAGCTCCCGGAGGGAGAATGGTACGAGGATCATCGTACCAACCTGCCGGATGGCCGCAGCGCTGCCGTGCACACCTGTCACAAGCTCGACCGCAAGAACCGCGTTCTCATCCGCGAGCACCGCTACGAACTCCTCGACGCCGGCGGCTCGGTTGCGGCTGAGCACCTCTCCACGCAGGCCCTCCGTTGGTTCACCCCACGCCAGCTCCGGGGTCTGCTCGAAAAGTCCGGCTTCGAAGCCGTCCACGCCCTCGCCGACTTCGACCCCGAACTTCCGGTCGATGATGAAGCGCAGATCGTCACCGTCGTAGCCCGGGCAAGGTAA
- a CDS encoding LamG-like jellyroll fold domain-containing protein, producing the protein MQAPRCLLASLLLASPVSASIWAHYSFDTNYNDVSGNARNGTLTDVGTAGNSGVTNTAGNFKFGTGALNLAADRDYVAIPSNTFANGSTYTIAFWARKNSGDTGQAADWDMVIGQRDNSNHFIALNDSTGTGFRWRGTANSTATQADFAVTKDYVWHHYAFVASGTTVTLYVDGQLFNSATGKTTEFNIDTIGEAYVSSSDYDFNGQIDEVWIYDEALTATAVQSLFQSNDTGAPPPYAGFHHRYDGNFTDSGSGGNNGTAAGAAAITTDPAAIAAGSGALALDGADTSFVTLPATGSYSATQPWSATWWARRQAIGNDKGMVMGNSDNTTDFIWLNDANTGLRFRSSNNTTIDFTVAKDSNLHHYALVADGAGSLALYVDGQATQTLSGNTAFSINAIGKAYPTTTLHYNFQGTLDEVHLTPVALNATQVADLHAAEKPAGPPVTRVRVILIGGQSNADGRAVVTDLPAAFQSPQNDVDFYYRIEGGAGTLTTLRPGLSETSQFGPEILLGSRLADLYANESGTRVAIIKYANGGTNLYSQWKAGGNATTTGDGPEYVTFQQTVATGRAALAAKYPAATLELDSMVWMQGESDVDAGASATSAYQANLTTFIADVRATYDSSLPFIIGRLSSSQTALDATGLATVRVAQNAIAAGDPRTAVISSDGFSMKSDNLHFSATGQQSLGNAFAEEAAYYAWMVETFSAADISAGLAEPDADQDSDGQSNRSEFLGASNPKSGESAFIASISVSSPTSGSITYPSTPSRLYAVEGYNEGTGLWTTILPYTQGGAGQTSRALSLSGARARFRVNSKLP; encoded by the coding sequence ATGCAAGCCCCTCGCTGCCTCCTCGCGTCCCTGCTGCTCGCAAGCCCTGTCTCCGCGAGCATCTGGGCGCACTATTCGTTCGACACGAATTACAACGACGTCTCGGGCAATGCTCGCAACGGGACGCTGACCGACGTCGGGACCGCGGGAAACAGCGGCGTCACCAACACCGCCGGCAATTTCAAATTCGGCACCGGCGCGCTGAACCTCGCCGCGGATCGCGACTACGTGGCCATCCCGTCGAATACCTTCGCCAACGGAAGCACCTACACCATCGCCTTCTGGGCCCGAAAAAACTCAGGCGATACCGGACAGGCCGCGGACTGGGACATGGTCATCGGTCAAAGGGACAATTCGAATCACTTCATCGCGCTGAATGATTCCACCGGCACCGGCTTTCGCTGGCGCGGCACGGCAAACTCGACGGCAACCCAAGCGGACTTCGCCGTCACCAAGGATTACGTTTGGCACCACTACGCCTTCGTCGCCTCCGGGACCACCGTCACCCTGTATGTGGATGGCCAACTCTTCAACAGCGCCACCGGCAAGACGACCGAGTTCAACATCGATACCATCGGCGAAGCTTACGTGTCTTCGAGCGACTACGACTTCAATGGCCAGATCGATGAGGTCTGGATCTACGATGAGGCACTCACTGCCACTGCGGTGCAATCCCTCTTCCAATCCAACGACACCGGTGCGCCTCCCCCTTACGCCGGCTTCCATCATCGCTACGATGGCAACTTCACCGATAGCGGCTCAGGCGGAAACAATGGCACGGCTGCGGGCGCAGCCGCAATCACCACCGATCCTGCCGCAATTGCTGCCGGCAGCGGAGCACTGGCACTCGATGGCGCCGACACTTCCTTTGTGACCCTTCCCGCCACCGGCAGCTACAGCGCCACCCAACCGTGGTCGGCCACCTGGTGGGCACGCCGTCAGGCAATCGGGAACGACAAGGGCATGGTGATGGGGAACTCCGACAACACCACCGACTTCATCTGGCTCAACGACGCCAACACCGGACTGCGCTTCCGCTCTTCCAATAATACCACCATCGACTTCACCGTGGCGAAGGACAGCAATCTCCACCACTACGCGCTGGTGGCGGACGGAGCTGGAAGCCTCGCACTCTACGTGGATGGCCAAGCGACCCAAACTCTGAGCGGAAACACAGCCTTCTCCATCAACGCCATCGGCAAGGCTTATCCGACCACCACGCTCCACTACAATTTCCAAGGCACGCTGGATGAGGTCCACCTCACACCCGTCGCATTGAATGCCACTCAGGTGGCAGATCTCCATGCCGCCGAAAAACCTGCAGGCCCTCCCGTCACGCGAGTCCGGGTGATTCTGATCGGAGGGCAGTCAAATGCCGATGGCCGCGCAGTCGTCACCGATCTACCCGCTGCCTTCCAATCACCGCAAAACGACGTCGACTTCTACTACCGCATTGAAGGAGGCGCAGGCACTCTCACCACCCTGCGCCCCGGCCTGAGCGAGACTTCGCAATTCGGCCCCGAAATCCTTCTCGGCAGCCGCTTGGCGGATCTCTACGCAAACGAGTCCGGCACTCGCGTGGCGATCATCAAATACGCCAATGGTGGCACCAATCTCTACTCGCAGTGGAAGGCCGGCGGCAACGCCACCACCACCGGTGACGGCCCGGAATACGTGACCTTCCAGCAAACGGTCGCCACCGGCCGCGCAGCCCTCGCAGCAAAGTATCCAGCCGCCACGCTCGAGTTGGATTCCATGGTCTGGATGCAGGGGGAATCGGATGTTGACGCAGGAGCGTCCGCGACCTCGGCCTATCAAGCGAATCTCACCACCTTCATCGCCGACGTCCGGGCCACCTACGATTCGTCGCTTCCTTTCATCATCGGACGCCTCTCCAGTTCACAAACGGCTCTCGACGCCACTGGCCTGGCCACCGTGCGTGTTGCCCAGAACGCAATCGCCGCAGGCGACCCGCGGACAGCTGTTATCTCCTCCGATGGGTTCAGCATGAAGAGCGACAACCTCCACTTCTCCGCCACCGGCCAACAATCTTTGGGCAACGCCTTCGCCGAAGAAGCCGCCTACTACGCGTGGATGGTCGAGACCTTCTCCGCCGCCGACATCAGCGCCGGGCTCGCCGAACCCGATGCCGATCAAGACAGCGACGGCCAGAGCAACCGCAGCGAATTTCTCGGAGCGAGCAATCCCAAGTCCGGCGAGTCGGCATTCATCGCATCGATAAGTGTCAGCAGTCCCACCAGCGGAAGCATCACCTACCCTTCCACTCCATCGCGGCTCTATGCCGTGGAAGGCTACAATGAAGGCACAGGCCTCTGGACAACGATCCTACCCTATACGCAGGGCGGAGCAGGACAAACCAGCCGGGCCCTAAGTCTCTCGGGAGCCCGGGCGAGGTTCCGGGTGAATTCGAAGCTGCCGTAG
- a CDS encoding beta strand repeat-containing protein, with translation MRTPILTSTMVATLLGVAASHATIVPYAEYHLGEAGSLGGSNKPQDSSGNNRHISDDINGGEATTGNASFHPNATGSTAYLDTSMNGNQGWYSGGTFNNLQTDNFAFGVFARATGIGEPNGDIFTVGNSTGALKLSLEGNGWAGSCHNVAWIGPGGGGSFVANTWVHLAIIRSGGVSTFYIDGVAQAGTYSGTPVNSSPHVSVQPGGGAYFDGYLDEARVVTFSPGEPTAKILAALQQGVIPTSLVNVGFNAMFNSANLSTDEESYFRLGGAVEDLASITGSLSVVAGTAPKHLIHIVQEGEIPVGTYPLIDYNGTIGGLGFAGLQLAPLPGRITGTLVNNTVDSTIDLVITGSEPGDITWTGSGGGTWNVEGTTNFVFSGTSTPTAFYAGDYVRMDDSAATSTITVAQAVTPSTLSINNTTKNYTFSGSAISGSASLEKFGTGTLTFTNPNSHSGENYFDAGTVRIGNGGGSGALGTGAVINNATLVINRTGTLEMLNAISGTGSLQKLGSGKVTLGGNSSFSGAVTLTEGIIASANSNCLGDIAGSTTVAAGATLDVFTGGFGDEPIFIQGTGVDGAGAVINTTVAGNLDGMQHLTLLGDTTVGGPGRWDIRGEGSTLDGNFKFTKIANNQISLVFTTVSVKDIEVNSGMLSFEYGTNVNNSNAGTITVNGGTLGFGSFGNPVSCTKPIVLNGGGMNTTWGDDQGSATIAATVGLAAVDNTINVQGSATITLAGAVSGSGSLHKTGVGTLALTGGSSYAGNTTIWDGTLSLAAPGLADGATVFVGVASTLKLNFAGTDTVNALFINGVQQAAGVYGSSHPSGRFAGTGTLTVTTGPTATAYQSWATSNGIDGASGTADSDSDGIANGIEFVIGGDPSGPGSDSSSLLPTGAKTATQLVITFRRTDASAANSPAVQYGSNLSGWTTAQNGVNGVVIEEANDFYGTGTDRVTVKLPVGLAVGGKLFARLAVDIP, from the coding sequence ATGAGAACCCCGATCCTGACCTCCACCATGGTGGCCACGCTGTTAGGCGTGGCGGCGTCCCATGCGACCATCGTTCCGTACGCGGAATATCATCTCGGCGAAGCTGGCAGCCTAGGCGGCAGCAACAAGCCGCAGGATTCCTCCGGAAACAACCGCCACATCAGCGACGACATCAATGGTGGCGAAGCAACCACTGGTAACGCTTCCTTTCATCCCAATGCCACCGGCTCGACGGCCTATCTCGATACGTCGATGAATGGCAACCAGGGTTGGTATTCGGGTGGAACCTTCAACAACCTCCAGACTGACAATTTCGCATTTGGCGTCTTCGCCCGCGCGACGGGCATCGGAGAACCGAACGGAGATATTTTCACGGTTGGCAACTCCACCGGTGCGCTGAAGCTTTCGCTCGAAGGCAACGGGTGGGCTGGCAGCTGCCACAATGTGGCGTGGATCGGGCCCGGCGGCGGCGGTTCCTTTGTGGCCAATACCTGGGTTCACCTTGCGATCATCCGCTCTGGCGGGGTCTCCACGTTTTACATCGATGGCGTCGCGCAGGCCGGAACTTACAGTGGCACGCCGGTCAACTCGTCGCCGCATGTTTCGGTTCAACCAGGCGGCGGCGCCTACTTCGATGGCTACCTCGATGAAGCCCGGGTGGTCACCTTCAGCCCCGGCGAGCCCACGGCGAAGATCCTGGCGGCACTGCAGCAAGGTGTGATCCCGACGAGCCTGGTGAACGTCGGCTTCAACGCGATGTTCAACTCGGCAAATCTCTCCACCGATGAAGAGTCCTACTTCCGGCTCGGCGGAGCGGTGGAGGATCTTGCCTCGATCACCGGGAGCCTCTCGGTCGTGGCTGGCACGGCGCCGAAGCATCTCATTCACATCGTGCAGGAGGGTGAGATTCCGGTGGGGACCTATCCTCTCATCGACTACAACGGCACCATTGGTGGCTTGGGATTCGCCGGTTTGCAGTTGGCTCCGCTTCCCGGCCGGATCACCGGCACGCTGGTGAACAATACCGTGGACTCCACCATTGATCTGGTGATCACGGGTTCGGAACCCGGCGACATTACATGGACGGGTTCCGGGGGTGGGACGTGGAATGTCGAAGGCACGACCAACTTTGTCTTCAGCGGCACCTCCACACCCACTGCCTTCTATGCCGGTGACTACGTCCGAATGGATGACTCCGCCGCCACTTCCACCATCACGGTAGCGCAAGCCGTCACGCCATCCACCCTCTCGATCAACAATACCACGAAGAACTACACTTTCAGTGGATCGGCAATCAGTGGCTCTGCGAGCCTGGAGAAGTTTGGGACCGGTACGCTGACCTTCACCAATCCTAACAGCCACTCCGGAGAGAACTATTTCGATGCCGGCACGGTCCGGATCGGGAACGGCGGCGGCTCGGGAGCGCTGGGAACGGGGGCGGTGATCAACAATGCCACGCTGGTGATCAATCGCACCGGGACGCTGGAAATGCTCAATGCCATCAGTGGCACCGGCTCCCTACAAAAGCTGGGCTCTGGCAAAGTCACTCTCGGTGGCAACAGCTCATTCTCGGGGGCGGTGACGCTTACGGAGGGCATCATCGCTTCGGCCAATTCGAACTGCCTCGGTGACATTGCGGGCAGCACCACCGTGGCGGCGGGTGCCACGCTGGATGTTTTCACCGGTGGTTTCGGTGACGAGCCGATTTTCATCCAGGGCACAGGCGTGGATGGTGCGGGTGCTGTCATCAACACAACAGTCGCGGGCAACCTCGACGGCATGCAGCATTTGACCTTGCTAGGTGATACCACGGTGGGTGGTCCCGGTCGCTGGGACATCCGCGGCGAAGGATCGACGCTGGATGGCAACTTCAAGTTCACCAAGATCGCGAATAACCAGATCAGCCTCGTTTTCACCACGGTCTCGGTGAAGGACATCGAGGTGAACTCGGGCATGCTGTCCTTCGAATACGGCACGAACGTGAACAACAGCAATGCCGGCACCATCACCGTGAATGGAGGCACGCTTGGCTTCGGGAGCTTCGGCAATCCGGTGAGCTGCACCAAGCCGATCGTGCTCAATGGCGGTGGGATGAACACCACCTGGGGTGACGATCAAGGCAGCGCGACGATTGCCGCGACCGTGGGACTGGCGGCGGTGGACAATACGATCAATGTGCAAGGCTCCGCCACGATCACGCTGGCGGGTGCGGTTTCCGGCAGTGGTTCGCTGCACAAGACCGGAGTCGGCACGCTGGCCCTGACGGGAGGGTCTTCGTATGCGGGAAACACGACGATCTGGGATGGCACCCTGTCGCTGGCAGCCCCTGGCTTGGCAGATGGAGCCACGGTATTCGTCGGCGTGGCCTCCACGCTGAAGCTCAACTTCGCGGGGACGGACACGGTGAATGCACTCTTCATCAATGGCGTGCAGCAAGCCGCAGGCGTTTATGGTTCGTCTCACCCCAGCGGGCGGTTTGCTGGAACGGGAACCTTGACGGTGACTACTGGCCCGACGGCCACAGCTTACCAATCGTGGGCGACCAGCAATGGGATCGACGGAGCGAGTGGCACGGCGGACTCCGATAGCGATGGCATTGCGAATGGTATCGAGTTTGTGATTGGCGGTGATCCCAGCGGGCCGGGCTCGGATTCCAGCAGCTTGCTTCCAACGGGGGCCAAGACGGCCACCCAGCTGGTCATCACGTTCCGTCGCACCGATGCCTCGGCAGCCAACTCGCCGGCGGTCCAGTATGGTTCCAACTTGAGCGGTTGGACGACGGCCCAGAACGGGGTCAATGGCGTGGTGATCGAGGAGGCGAACGACTTTTATGGCACTGGCACCGATCGGGTTACGGTGAAGTTGCCTGTGGGCCTCGCGGTTGGCGGCAAGCTCTTCGCGAGACTTGCCGTTGATATCCCGTGA